The sequence CCACGCCTTCAATCAATTCAGCTTTTTTAACTTCTGGCATGGCGTTGTAACGACGTTCAAATTCGAGGCGTGTTAGGCGATCGCCATTTTCCAGAGGGGGCAATTGAGAGGGGATGAAGGCAGGAGTAGAAGTCATGACGGGGGTGGGAGAGTAGGGGAGTGGGGAGTGGGGGGTGGGAGAGTAGGGAGTGGGAAATAGGTGGGTAATCTATTATTAGCAGGTTTATTGGGGTTGGGTTTTGCTGGGAATCAGAATGAGCGACCAGTAGGGAACTTCGGTGGGGTCAATCTCGGTTATCGCGACGATGCGCTGGTTGGGTTGGGTGGCGCGTTCGATATAGAGGGCCCGATCGAGTAATCCAAGGTCATCGAGAATGGCGCGGACTTTGGCAAAATGTCTGCCCAATTTAATAATGACTGCTGCATCAGCGACGGCCAAGCGATCGTGCAACGTCTCTGCATCCAACGTTGCGGGCATAATGCTCAAGACATCATTGCGGAACGTAATGGGCACCCCCAGCATGGCGGCACTGGCCATCGTGGATGAAATACCGGGCACAACTTCGGTGGGAAATCGCTGCGCCAACCGCTGAAAGAGATACATAAACGTGCCGTATAACATCGGTTCTCCTTCGCAGAGCACCGCGACATCTCGCCCAGCACTCAAATGTTCAGCAATTTTCTCCGCGGCAATGTCGTAATAGGGTTGCGACGATCGCTCCACACTAAAGGGCAAGGGCATGGGAATTTCAATCTGGTCGGGACGAATGAAATCTGTCACGATCGCCCGTGCCAACACTTTGCCATTCTCCAAGGTAGGATAGGCA comes from Alkalinema sp. FACHB-956 and encodes:
- a CDS encoding precorrin-2 C(20)-methyltransferase; this translates as MSTAPALGKLYGLGIGPGDPELLTLKAHRILTSVPVIAYPTLENGKVLARAIVTDFIRPDQIEIPMPLPFSVERSSQPYYDIAAEKIAEHLSAGRDVAVLCEGEPMLYGTFMYLFQRLAQRFPTEVVPGISSTMASAAMLGVPITFRNDVLSIMPATLDAETLHDRLAVADAAVIIKLGRHFAKVRAILDDLGLLDRALYIERATQPNQRIVAITEIDPTEVPYWSLILIPSKTQPQ